A window from Salvia miltiorrhiza cultivar Shanhuang (shh) chromosome 2, IMPLAD_Smil_shh, whole genome shotgun sequence encodes these proteins:
- the LOC131009604 gene encoding uncharacterized protein LOC131009604 codes for MGYYLCDDIYPEWRCFVKSPPMATNPKEARFKKMQESARKNVECAFGVLQARWGIIRSPARGWYVNNLKEIMMCCIILHSMIVENEGERAAHWRDDDAGHRASSSDSFESARATPVCFEQYMQRDAILRDRQIHAQLQRDLIEHIWARFRPLQPE; via the coding sequence atgggctactaTTTGTGCGACGACATATATCcagagtggcgttgcttcgttaAGAGTCCGCCGATGGCAACCAATCCaaaggaggcgaggttcaagaagatgcaagaatcggcacggaagAATGTCGAATGTGCCTTTGGAGTGCTTCAAGCTCgatggggaatcattcgaagtccggcgcgAGGTTGGTACGTCAACAATCTCAAGGAAATCatgatgtgttgcatcattctccacagcATGATTGTTGAGAACGAAGGTGAAAGAGCTGcccattggagagatgacgacgcagGACAcagggcgtctagcagtgactcgtTCGAGAGTGCTCGAGCAACACCGGTGTGCTTCGAGCAATACATGCAAAGAGATGCAATTCTTCGAGATAGACAGATACATGCTCAACTCCAACGTGATTTGATCGAGCACATTTGGGCACGTTTCAGACCTCTACagccggaatag